The Cylindrospermum stagnale PCC 7417 genome segment TGATAAATGCCTTGAATTAGCAAATAAACTATATCCAATAGATAGATAGATAAGTTAACCCATATTTGAAGGTGCGATACCCTTGGTTTAATGCCCGTCATGCGATCGCTTCCAGCAGGCGCTTTGCGCCATCGCCTACGCCCCACCGTAGCCCATTGCATCTGCTAAAATATAGTCATGATGTCTAAAATAGTCAAAGCTACTATGCAGACCTACACTCTCACAGATGCTCGCAACAAACACGGTGAGGTTTTTGACAAGGCTGCAATTGAGCCAGTTCTACTAACCAAACAATCACGTCCTAGTCATGTGATTATTTCCGCAGATAGCTACCATAAATTACTCAATCGGCTGCAAAAATTAGAGGATATGGTTTTTGGTCAAGCGGCTGAAACGGCTTTGAGTCAGTCCAAAATGGTTGGTACAGAGGCTTTTACGTCTGCATTGGAGCATTTAGGGAATACCAAAAAATAAATTATCCAGTAATCATAGACTTGTAGGGACACAGCAATGCTGTGTCCCTACCGATTGGATATTTTTTTAATTGGAAGTCTCTTAGTTGATGGCGAGGCTCGATAAATTAGCAACTGTTCTTAATTTTCTCAAATTATGTCGTCTACAAAAAACCTCGACCGATGTTAAATATGTTTTATCCAGAACCCTTGTAGAGACGTTGCATGCAACGTCTCTACATTCTTTTTCACTCCTATATATAAAAGATTAAAGCGTTTACTGGGCTAAAGTTTGGTTTTGATGAAAAATGCTAAAATCGCTTTAGCACAAATGCTTTCAGGCATCTTTGATGAGTTTTGATTCTCTGATTCCCGATACGGCGCTTTCTGTCGCTGGGTTAACTGACTATATCCGCTTGCTGTTGGAGGAAGATCAACACCTACGGCAAATTTGGGTGACTGGGGAAGTTTCCAGCGCTAACAATCATCGCAGTGGGTTATTTTTCACGCTGCAAGATCCTAACGGTACGGCGACAATTAAGTGTGTGGTGTGGAATAGCCAATTGGCAAAACTGGCGCAGACACCGATTCGCGGTGAACAGTTAATTATTTTGGGTAGTATCCGGTTGTATCCGCAACGGGGTGAGTATCAGTTGACGGTGTGGCAAGCTTTACCTGCTGGTGCTGGTTTACAGGCGTTACGCTATCAACAATTGAAGAAACGTTTAGAGGCTGAGGGGTTGTTTGATTTAGAAAGAAAGCGATCGCTTCCGATTCACCCCCAAATTATCGCTGTGGTCACTTCTCCCACTGCTGCTGCTTGGGGTGATATTCAAAAAACCCTCAAACACAGATACCCTGGAATACATATTTTATTTTCTCCCGCTACTGTCCAAGGTGACTTAGCACCGGCATCGATTGTGAAAGCGATTGAACGGGTAGAAAGAGATGGTCGCGCCGAGGTGTTAATTTTATCTAGAGGCGGTGGGGCGGTTGAGGAGTTGGCTTGCTTTAATGATGAACGGGTTGTGAGGGCGATCGCCAATTGTCCCATTCCTGTAATTAGTGGTATCGGTCATCAACGAGATGAGTCTTTGGCAGATTTAGTTGCTGATGTCTCTGTACATACACCTACCGCAGCGGCGGAAAGGGTTGTGCCGGCGTTGTCGGAGTTGTATAATCAGCATCGGCAGCGAGTTGCAGCTTTACGTGAGGCGGTGCATGAGTCTGGGGAAATTGCCGATAACCAATTGCAATCGTTAAAACACCGGTTGCGGCGGTTGGGGTTAGAAAGGCTTGTACAGCAAGAGGTACAGAAAATAAGTTGGCGGCGTCAGCATTTACTGCAAGTGACTATGGGGCGATCGCAACAAGCAAGTCAGCATTTGGAATTGTTGCGGCAAAAGTTGGCTAGCATTGACCCGAAAGCGGTGTTACAGCGTGGTTATGCGGTGGTGAGGCAAGAAAATGGCGCGATCGCACGTTCGGCGGCAGAATTAACTGTAGGGGATGATTTGCTGATTCAGTTGGGACAGGGTGAGGTTAAAGTGAAGGTTGTGGAAGTTAACGAACCGCCAAGACGCCAAGGACGCCAAGATTTGAATGGTTAAACGTAGTAGTTCTTCTAATTCTGATTCTCTGGTGGGTGGGAGTTATGAGGCGAAGGTAGCGGAAATTGAGAAAATAATTGCTCGCATTGAGGCGGGTGAGTTGGATTTGGCAGAGGTGTTTGAGCAATTTGCTGCCGCTGTTGAGTCTTTGCGTCAGTGCGAAACTTTTTTGCAGCAGCGACAGCAGCAGGTTGATTTGTTGATTGAAACTTTAAAAGACGAATAACTTTTTTGTCTACCTCCCTCTGGTGTGTGAGGTAAAAATCTATCTTCCCAGATTTACAGATAATCACAAAAACAGCATAAACTTTTTGTTGGTTCACCTCACAAAGGAGTTTGCTGTGACTAGATTTCTTTTTGTAACTGATTTAGATCATACCCTTGTAGGTGATGACTTGGCTTTGGCAGAATTAAGCGATCGCCTCCAACAGCATCGCCAAGAGTATGGAACTAAGATTGTATATGCTACTGGGCGATCGCCTATTCTCTACCGCGAAATCCAACAGGAAAAAAATCTTTTAACACCAGATGCTCTTGTTCTGTCTGTGGGTACAGAAATCTACCTTGATGGTAGTGAGACAACCGATGCTGGTTGGGCAGAAATCCTCGCGCCTGGATGGAATCGGGAATTGGTATTATCTATCACTAAGCAGTTTCGGGAGTTAATTCGCCAACCAGATTCAGAACAACGTCCCTTCAAAGTGAGTTTTTTCCTCCAACAGGAAGCATCTGT includes the following:
- a CDS encoding type II toxin-antitoxin system Phd/YefM family antitoxin, with protein sequence MMSKIVKATMQTYTLTDARNKHGEVFDKAAIEPVLLTKQSRPSHVIISADSYHKLLNRLQKLEDMVFGQAAETALSQSKMVGTEAFTSALEHLGNTKK
- the xseA gene encoding exodeoxyribonuclease VII large subunit is translated as MSFDSLIPDTALSVAGLTDYIRLLLEEDQHLRQIWVTGEVSSANNHRSGLFFTLQDPNGTATIKCVVWNSQLAKLAQTPIRGEQLIILGSIRLYPQRGEYQLTVWQALPAGAGLQALRYQQLKKRLEAEGLFDLERKRSLPIHPQIIAVVTSPTAAAWGDIQKTLKHRYPGIHILFSPATVQGDLAPASIVKAIERVERDGRAEVLILSRGGGAVEELACFNDERVVRAIANCPIPVISGIGHQRDESLADLVADVSVHTPTAAAERVVPALSELYNQHRQRVAALREAVHESGEIADNQLQSLKHRLRRLGLERLVQQEVQKISWRRQHLLQVTMGRSQQASQHLELLRQKLASIDPKAVLQRGYAVVRQENGAIARSAAELTVGDDLLIQLGQGEVKVKVVEVNEPPRRQGRQDLNG
- the xseB gene encoding exodeoxyribonuclease VII small subunit; this translates as MVKRSSSSNSDSLVGGSYEAKVAEIEKIIARIEAGELDLAEVFEQFAAAVESLRQCETFLQQRQQQVDLLIETLKDE
- a CDS encoding sucrose-phosphate phosphatase translates to MTRFLFVTDLDHTLVGDDLALAELSDRLQQHRQEYGTKIVYATGRSPILYREIQQEKNLLTPDALVLSVGTEIYLDGSETTDAGWAEILAPGWNRELVLSITKQFRELIRQPDSEQRPFKVSFFLQQEASVRVLPQLEAELQKSKLNIKLIYSSGIDLDIVPLTSDKGQAMQFLRRKWKFAAEQTVVCGDSGNDIALFAVGNERGIIVGNARPELLQWHNDYPADYRYLAQNFCAGGIIEGLKYFGFLQ